Proteins from one Brevibacillus humidisoli genomic window:
- the srlA gene encoding PTS glucitol/sorbitol transporter subunit IIC, giving the protein MDMFVHIAEGFIGMFQKGGETFVGLVTGIIPTLICLITAVNAFIKFVGEERISRFAQKCTGNIILRYTVFPVLSMFFLTNPMAYTFGKFLPEHQKPAFYDSAVSFCHPITGLFPHANPAELFVYMGIATGITQLGLSLGPLAIRFFLVGLIVILIRGIVTEYITKAMMKKREAQAA; this is encoded by the coding sequence ATGGATATGTTTGTTCACATTGCAGAAGGCTTTATCGGGATGTTCCAAAAAGGCGGTGAAACATTCGTTGGTTTGGTTACAGGCATCATTCCCACGCTTATTTGTTTGATCACTGCCGTAAACGCTTTCATCAAGTTCGTTGGCGAAGAGCGGATCAGCCGCTTTGCCCAGAAATGTACCGGGAATATCATCCTTCGATACACCGTGTTCCCGGTGTTGTCAATGTTTTTCTTGACCAATCCGATGGCCTACACGTTTGGCAAGTTCCTGCCGGAGCACCAAAAACCCGCGTTCTACGATTCGGCCGTCTCTTTCTGCCACCCCATCACCGGTCTTTTCCCGCATGCCAATCCGGCAGAATTATTCGTCTATATGGGGATTGCGACCGGAATTACACAGCTTGGTCTGTCGTTGGGGCCGTTGGCGATTCGCTTCTTCCTCGTCGGTCTGATCGTGATTCTGATTCGCGGCATCGTCACGGAGTACATTACCAAGGCGATGATGAAAAAACGGGAAGCGCAGGCAGCCTAA
- a CDS encoding 2-oxo acid dehydrogenase subunit E2, which yields MATGVFMPKLSMTMEEGTILQWFKQEGEEVKEGDLLLEVMTDKINIEVESYASGTLIKVYYGADEVVPVNQIIGYIGSPDEQVPDTPPPVDHAENREAEQQGDSPSIDDQVTKAADQEEDSGASEKVRATPAARKAARQHGVDLHQVNGSGANGRIHRADVEAYAAKAGAGRPPEVVKATPLAQKVAQAEGVDLSTVTGSGVSGKIRKQDVQAARLNQSTQSATENGAVKKRIKLAGIRKIVAQRMAESAFSAPHVTLTTEVDMSASVAMRQELLPVVEQKVRQRLSYTEILMKAVAAALASHPSVNASLQGDTILFHEYVNIGLAVSIPDGLVVPVVKNADQKGLAQLTAECKDLAMRARENKLLPDDMSGGTFTISNLGMYAIDAFTPIINQPESAILGVGRIQEKPVGTDGNIVLRPMMTLSLSFDHRVIDGAPAAHFLQDVKELLEKPYQLIV from the coding sequence ATGGCAACGGGAGTTTTCATGCCGAAGCTGAGCATGACGATGGAAGAAGGGACGATTCTGCAGTGGTTCAAGCAGGAGGGGGAGGAAGTCAAGGAAGGCGACCTCTTGTTGGAAGTGATGACGGACAAGATCAACATCGAAGTGGAGTCGTACGCTTCCGGTACCTTGATCAAGGTATATTACGGTGCGGACGAGGTGGTTCCAGTCAATCAGATTATCGGCTACATCGGATCACCTGATGAACAGGTTCCTGATACGCCGCCGCCTGTCGATCATGCCGAAAACAGGGAAGCGGAGCAGCAGGGGGACTCTCCCTCCATCGATGATCAAGTGACGAAAGCTGCTGATCAGGAGGAAGATTCGGGTGCTTCCGAAAAAGTGCGGGCAACGCCTGCGGCACGCAAGGCGGCGAGGCAGCATGGGGTGGACCTCCATCAGGTAAACGGCTCAGGAGCAAACGGACGCATACACAGAGCTGACGTTGAAGCGTATGCCGCTAAAGCCGGCGCAGGTCGTCCACCAGAAGTTGTAAAAGCGACTCCGTTGGCTCAAAAGGTAGCTCAAGCGGAAGGGGTTGACTTGTCGACTGTTACAGGCAGCGGCGTGAGCGGCAAGATTCGCAAACAGGATGTGCAAGCTGCGCGACTGAACCAATCGACGCAATCAGCGACAGAAAATGGAGCAGTCAAAAAGAGAATCAAACTGGCAGGAATCCGCAAGATCGTCGCCCAGCGAATGGCAGAGAGTGCATTCTCCGCTCCACATGTCACGTTGACGACGGAGGTGGATATGAGCGCATCCGTGGCGATGCGTCAGGAACTGCTGCCAGTGGTCGAGCAAAAAGTGAGGCAGCGCCTGTCGTATACGGAAATCCTGATGAAGGCGGTAGCTGCTGCACTCGCATCTCATCCATCGGTTAACGCTTCTCTGCAGGGCGACACGATTCTGTTCCATGAATACGTCAACATCGGGTTGGCCGTCTCTATCCCGGACGGCTTGGTCGTGCCAGTGGTCAAAAACGCCGATCAAAAAGGACTTGCCCAACTGACAGCGGAGTGTAAGGACCTGGCCATGCGAGCCAGAGAGAACAAACTCCTGCCCGATGACATGAGCGGCGGCACGTTTACGATCAGCAATCTCGGCATGTACGCCATCGACGCATTTACGCCGATCATCAACCAGCCAGAATCAGCGATTCTCGGAGTGGGACGGATTCAGGAAAAACCAGTCGGAACGGACGGGAACATCGTGCTGCGTCCGATGATGACGTTGAGTCTCTCTTTTGACCATCGCGTCATTGACGGTGCGCCAGCCGCTCACTTTTTACAGGACGTCAAGGAGTTGCTGGAGAAACCCTATCAACTAATCGTCTAA
- the lpdA gene encoding dihydrolipoyl dehydrogenase, producing MKSYDIAVVGGGPGGYVAAIVAAKRGKRTALIEAGELGGTCLNRGCIPSKTLLRHAELIDEIKQAKAWGIETGELVLSLDKMMARKDQVIQRLRTGIAALLKAGKIDVYRGLGTVQPDRTIAIAGETDESIRADKVILATGSVPFVPPISGLDQVRYHTSDTIFGVTSIPTSLTIIGGGVIGVEFACIFQSLGAKVTIVEMAERIVPSEDADVAAALTKALQKKQITIMTNTRVEAAAVRDGQQILSLTHSSGEREELHSEELLVAVGRKPNLSGVGQLGLEMDGPFVQVNRQLETSMDGVYAVGDLIGGWQLAHAASAEGSVAARNAAGEQVEMDDRIVPRCIYTHPEIASVGLTEQEARKRGYQVKTSVYQHAGNGKALSLGQTEGFVKLIAEETYGEILGAVMVGPHVTEMIATPSAFIHLEGTVEEMAAMIYPHPTVSETLMEAAAKWLGRGIHS from the coding sequence ATGAAAAGCTACGATATCGCCGTAGTGGGAGGCGGTCCCGGCGGCTATGTGGCGGCGATCGTCGCGGCGAAACGAGGAAAGCGTACTGCATTGATCGAAGCGGGTGAATTGGGCGGCACCTGTCTCAATCGCGGCTGCATCCCGTCCAAAACACTGCTGCGCCACGCAGAACTGATTGATGAGATCAAGCAGGCAAAAGCATGGGGCATCGAGACCGGCGAACTGGTCCTTTCACTGGACAAGATGATGGCTCGCAAAGACCAGGTGATCCAACGGCTGCGGACGGGAATCGCCGCGCTGCTCAAAGCAGGCAAGATTGATGTCTACCGCGGGCTCGGCACGGTGCAGCCTGATCGGACCATCGCGATCGCCGGTGAAACGGACGAATCAATCCGGGCTGACAAGGTGATTCTCGCTACTGGCTCCGTTCCGTTTGTTCCCCCGATCAGCGGGCTGGATCAGGTCCGGTACCATACAAGTGATACGATCTTCGGAGTGACCAGCATTCCGACTTCCTTGACCATCATCGGCGGCGGTGTCATCGGCGTCGAGTTCGCCTGCATCTTCCAATCACTGGGCGCCAAGGTGACAATCGTGGAGATGGCAGAGCGGATCGTACCGTCAGAGGATGCCGATGTGGCAGCAGCACTGACGAAAGCTTTACAGAAAAAACAGATCACGATCATGACCAACACGAGAGTGGAGGCAGCGGCAGTCAGAGATGGTCAGCAAATCCTGTCGCTGACCCATTCCTCAGGGGAGCGAGAAGAGCTTCATTCAGAAGAACTTTTGGTGGCAGTCGGCCGCAAGCCGAACCTATCCGGTGTCGGCCAACTAGGTTTGGAGATGGATGGACCGTTTGTACAAGTGAACCGGCAGTTGGAGACAAGTATGGATGGTGTCTATGCGGTAGGGGATCTGATCGGGGGATGGCAGTTGGCCCATGCCGCCAGTGCGGAAGGAAGTGTTGCCGCCCGGAACGCGGCAGGGGAGCAGGTGGAGATGGATGATCGCATCGTGCCTCGTTGCATTTACACCCATCCTGAGATTGCCAGCGTTGGCCTCACAGAGCAAGAGGCCAGAAAGCGTGGGTATCAGGTTAAAACCTCCGTCTATCAGCATGCCGGCAACGGAAAGGCTCTGTCATTGGGCCAGACAGAGGGTTTCGTCAAGCTGATCGCGGAAGAAACGTACGGCGAAATCCTCGGTGCCGTGATGGTTGGTCCGCATGTCACAGAGATGATTGCCACCCCGTCCGCCTTTATTCATTTGGAGGGAACTGTCGAGGAAATGGCCGCCATGATCTACCCCCATCCAACTGTTTCAGAGACCCTGATGGAAGCAGCGGCCAAGTGGCTGGGGCGCGGGATTCACTCGTAA
- a CDS encoding PTS glucitol/sorbitol transporter subunit IIA → MEVLLQTKVTKIGDLVADFLREKTLIIFNDDVPDELHDMAVLHTKSPTTKEVSAGDYLIVEGDSYRVTSVGEKANETLISIGHCTIKFDGATTPDLPGTLHVEEKEIPPLAIDTELAFVRK, encoded by the coding sequence ATGGAGGTTTTACTGCAGACAAAAGTGACAAAAATCGGGGATCTCGTGGCAGATTTTTTGCGCGAGAAGACATTGATCATTTTTAACGATGACGTACCGGACGAACTGCACGACATGGCGGTCCTGCATACGAAATCACCTACCACGAAGGAAGTGTCTGCCGGCGATTATCTGATTGTCGAGGGTGACTCTTATCGGGTAACGAGCGTCGGGGAAAAAGCTAATGAAACGCTGATCAGTATCGGTCATTGTACGATCAAGTTCGATGGAGCGACCACTCCGGATCTGCCGGGAACGCTCCATGTGGAGGAGAAAGAGATTCCGCCATTGGCGATCGATACTGAGTTGGCGTTTGTGAGGAAGTAA
- a CDS encoding MFS transporter — protein MASTETGVPQSEQALSVWRYRNFLVVFITAMIIGVGNKIYALALPLILYDLTQSSVVMGTMRAIEYLPNLLLALFIGVIADRVNKKRLMLSAILIQVVLLAGLYAMLYTGTIYIWIFYLVGFVLMTCNYSYENAKTTIVKHVVPNTLLTSANAKFALITTLVSVMGPAFSGFILMLSDLKSGLLITSIALLMGWIASSQLEGLEPDAVTGKTTFWQDFKEGWQQLRNNRLLWSLTLIVACTSAAEGMYSSMIVYFGKETMELESSTLGLVLCSSGLGGLVASLVVDKWRKMYRTGHLMGTMMLLVSLSFLLMCFATNVWIMALSLFLEGLFSTVYVICILAFRQESTPAHLIGRVAGLTGSMFKLALPFAIYSAGYVTEWFGATYVFLGSALLNFLLFVLFTRLPLWKMP, from the coding sequence TTGGCGAGCACAGAAACTGGCGTTCCGCAATCGGAACAGGCGCTCTCCGTCTGGCGATACCGCAATTTTTTGGTTGTTTTCATAACAGCGATGATCATCGGAGTGGGAAACAAAATCTACGCGCTGGCACTGCCCTTGATTCTGTACGATTTGACCCAGTCGTCCGTTGTGATGGGAACAATGCGGGCAATCGAATATTTGCCCAACCTGCTGCTGGCGTTGTTTATCGGAGTGATTGCCGATCGGGTAAACAAAAAACGGTTGATGCTTTCTGCGATCTTGATTCAGGTTGTATTGCTGGCAGGTTTGTATGCGATGTTGTATACGGGAACGATCTACATCTGGATCTTTTATCTGGTCGGGTTTGTGCTGATGACCTGCAACTACAGTTATGAAAATGCTAAGACTACGATTGTCAAACACGTCGTTCCGAACACGCTGCTCACTTCGGCCAATGCTAAGTTCGCCCTGATCACTACGCTGGTCAGCGTGATGGGGCCTGCTTTTTCCGGTTTCATCCTGATGCTCTCAGACTTGAAAAGCGGCCTGCTGATCACGTCGATTGCCTTGTTGATGGGGTGGATCGCATCTAGCCAGCTGGAGGGGTTAGAGCCAGATGCGGTGACAGGGAAAACAACGTTCTGGCAGGATTTTAAAGAGGGCTGGCAGCAGCTGCGGAACAACCGCTTGCTGTGGTCGTTGACCCTGATTGTCGCCTGCACCAGTGCTGCCGAAGGAATGTACAGCTCCATGATTGTCTATTTTGGCAAAGAAACGATGGAGCTGGAGAGCTCCACGCTTGGCCTGGTCCTCTGTTCGTCCGGTTTGGGCGGGTTGGTTGCCAGTTTGGTCGTGGACAAGTGGCGGAAAATGTATCGGACAGGCCATCTGATGGGAACGATGATGTTATTGGTCAGCCTATCTTTCTTGCTGATGTGCTTCGCCACCAACGTCTGGATCATGGCGCTTTCTTTATTTCTGGAAGGGCTGTTCAGTACGGTGTACGTGATTTGCATCCTCGCCTTCCGTCAAGAGTCGACCCCTGCTCACCTGATCGGCAGAGTGGCCGGACTGACCGGCTCTATGTTCAAGCTGGCGCTGCCGTTTGCGATCTACAGCGCCGGTTACGTGACGGAGTGGTTTGGTGCGACGTATGTGTTTCTGGGATCAGCACTGCTCAACTTCCTGCTGTTCGTCTTGTTTACTCGTTTGCCTTTATGGAAGATGCCATGA
- the srlE gene encoding PTS glucitol/sorbitol transporter subunit IIB — protein sequence MGNYRSVQVTKGPGGWGGPLVIRPTDQKKYIASVTGGGIHPVAQKIADLTGGVAVDGFSSKVEPEEMACVVIDCGGTARCGVYPKLGVLTVDVTAASPSGPLASFIKEDNFVSGVKADQIHASDETAAALPTDESAAQPKTAKELKDEARAKVAELQANKPQKKPNFIERIGRGMGNVVNIFYQAGRDTVDQVIRNILPFMAFVSTLIGIILYTGVGDFLAHVISPLAGNLIGLLIISVVAALPFLSPLLGPGAVIAQVVGVLVGVEIGRGNIPPQLALPALFAINPQVGCDFVPVGLTLGEAKPETIEVGVPAVLMSRLITGPVAVVIAYLMSFGLYSGE from the coding sequence ATGGGTAACTATCGTAGCGTACAAGTGACAAAAGGACCTGGCGGTTGGGGCGGGCCACTGGTGATTCGACCTACCGATCAAAAAAAGTATATCGCATCCGTAACCGGTGGAGGGATTCATCCCGTTGCGCAAAAAATTGCTGATTTGACCGGAGGGGTTGCGGTTGACGGGTTTAGCAGCAAAGTGGAGCCGGAAGAAATGGCCTGCGTTGTGATCGACTGCGGCGGAACGGCACGCTGCGGCGTCTATCCCAAACTGGGTGTGCTGACTGTAGACGTGACGGCTGCATCGCCATCAGGGCCGCTGGCCAGTTTTATCAAAGAGGACAACTTCGTCTCAGGAGTAAAAGCGGACCAGATCCATGCTTCCGATGAGACAGCTGCCGCCTTGCCGACAGACGAATCGGCTGCACAACCGAAAACGGCCAAAGAACTAAAGGATGAAGCACGGGCGAAGGTGGCTGAACTGCAGGCGAACAAGCCGCAGAAAAAGCCAAACTTCATCGAGAGAATCGGCCGCGGCATGGGGAATGTGGTCAATATCTTCTACCAGGCTGGCCGCGATACGGTCGATCAGGTCATCCGCAATATCCTGCCGTTTATGGCTTTTGTGAGCACACTGATCGGGATCATTCTTTATACGGGTGTCGGGGATTTTCTTGCCCACGTGATCTCACCGCTTGCGGGCAACCTGATCGGTTTGCTGATCATATCTGTTGTAGCAGCCCTGCCGTTCCTGTCGCCGTTATTGGGACCGGGTGCGGTGATCGCACAAGTTGTCGGAGTTCTCGTCGGTGTGGAGATCGGTCGCGGCAATATCCCGCCACAGTTGGCGCTGCCGGCGCTGTTTGCGATCAACCCGCAGGTTGGCTGTGACTTTGTGCCGGTTGGATTGACGCTGGGAGAAGCAAAGCCGGAAACGATCGAGGTAGGTGTCCCCGCCGTGCTGATGTCCCGTTTGATCACCGGACCGGTGGCCGTTGTGATCGCCTATCTGATGAGTTTCGGCTTGTACAGTGGAGAATAA
- a CDS encoding transcriptional regulator GutM — translation MASWGIFILVFVGMWLLQVYFTLRQSKHYQQHFYEMQQQANGYMGVGVSKRRFGRGAVVMITTDQDGIVTRCKQMSGLTVFARFRERRELVGKPIEVCRIEHPRAADEIALNMAIEKVEEQRRKHLE, via the coding sequence TTGGCTTCGTGGGGCATCTTCATCCTTGTCTTCGTCGGCATGTGGCTGCTGCAGGTCTACTTTACCTTGCGTCAGTCGAAACACTATCAGCAGCACTTCTATGAGATGCAGCAACAGGCAAACGGTTACATGGGCGTTGGCGTCAGCAAGCGACGCTTCGGGCGTGGAGCCGTTGTCATGATCACGACCGACCAGGACGGCATCGTCACCAGATGCAAGCAGATGTCTGGCCTGACCGTTTTTGCCCGCTTTCGCGAACGGCGTGAGCTGGTGGGCAAGCCGATTGAGGTATGCAGGATTGAGCACCCACGGGCAGCAGATGAGATTGCGCTCAACATGGCGATTGAGAAAGTGGAAGAGCAACGGCGCAAGCATCTGGAGTAA